One window of the Candidatus Eremiobacteraceae bacterium genome contains the following:
- a CDS encoding carboxyl transferase domain-containing protein, whose product MAVIESRIDVSSPSFTANRDYMLGLLDELRSRTAQAAAGGGPEAMAKHTSRGKLPVRERIARLLDPRSAFLEFSSLAACDMYDGDAPSAGLVTGIGVVEGRECVVIGNDATVKGGTYYPMTVKKHLRAQEIAEQNYLPCIYLVDSGGAFLPLQDEVFPDRDHFGRIFYNQARMSGKGIPQIAAVLGSCTAGGAYVPAMSDETVIVKGQGTIFLAGPPLVKAATGEVVSAEDLGGADVHTKISGVSDHYAVSDEHALAIVREIVTNLNSRKRTPWPVREAKPPRHDARELYGIIPSDRRKSYDAREVIARIVDGSEFHEFKALYGQTLVCGFGHIEGQPVGILANQGVLFSESALKATHFIELCCQRGVPLVFLQNITGFMVGKKYEEGGIAKDGAKMVMAVANAEVPKFTVIVGGSFGAGNYGMCGRAYGPRQLWMWPNARISVMGGEQAANVLLTVKLEQLERQGRSLTPEERDEFMRPTREKYEAEGNPYHSTARLWDDGIIDPADTRAVLALGISASANAPLPPTKFGVFRM is encoded by the coding sequence ATGGCAGTCATCGAAAGCCGGATCGACGTCTCGTCGCCGTCGTTTACAGCAAACCGCGACTACATGCTCGGCCTGCTCGACGAATTGCGATCGCGGACGGCGCAAGCCGCCGCCGGCGGCGGACCGGAAGCGATGGCCAAGCACACGTCGCGCGGCAAACTTCCCGTGCGCGAACGCATCGCGCGGCTGTTGGATCCGCGCTCGGCATTCCTCGAATTTTCAAGCCTCGCCGCGTGCGACATGTACGACGGCGATGCGCCGTCGGCCGGTCTCGTCACCGGAATCGGCGTCGTGGAGGGGCGCGAGTGCGTCGTCATCGGCAACGACGCGACCGTCAAAGGCGGCACGTACTACCCGATGACGGTCAAGAAACATCTGCGCGCGCAAGAGATCGCGGAGCAGAACTATCTGCCGTGCATCTATCTGGTCGACTCCGGCGGCGCGTTTTTGCCGCTGCAAGACGAAGTGTTTCCCGACCGCGATCACTTCGGGCGGATCTTTTACAATCAGGCGCGCATGTCGGGCAAAGGGATTCCGCAGATCGCAGCCGTCTTAGGGTCGTGCACTGCCGGCGGTGCGTACGTGCCGGCCATGTCCGACGAGACGGTGATCGTGAAAGGCCAAGGAACGATATTTCTGGCCGGTCCGCCGCTCGTGAAAGCCGCGACCGGCGAGGTCGTGAGTGCTGAGGATCTTGGCGGCGCCGATGTGCACACGAAGATCTCCGGCGTCAGCGACCACTACGCCGTGTCCGACGAACACGCGCTTGCGATCGTGCGCGAGATCGTCACGAATCTCAACTCGCGCAAGCGCACGCCGTGGCCGGTGCGAGAGGCCAAACCGCCGCGCCACGATGCACGCGAGCTCTACGGCATCATCCCGAGCGACCGACGAAAATCGTACGACGCGCGCGAAGTGATCGCACGCATCGTGGACGGTTCGGAATTTCACGAGTTCAAAGCGCTCTACGGTCAGACGCTCGTTTGCGGATTCGGCCACATCGAAGGGCAGCCCGTGGGCATCCTCGCGAACCAAGGCGTGCTGTTTTCCGAGAGCGCTCTAAAGGCGACGCACTTCATCGAGTTGTGCTGCCAGCGCGGTGTTCCGCTCGTCTTCCTGCAGAACATCACCGGTTTCATGGTGGGCAAGAAATATGAAGAAGGCGGCATCGCAAAGGACGGGGCCAAGATGGTGATGGCGGTGGCCAACGCCGAAGTTCCGAAATTCACGGTCATCGTCGGCGGATCGTTCGGCGCCGGCAACTACGGCATGTGCGGCCGAGCATATGGTCCGCGGCAGCTTTGGATGTGGCCGAACGCCCGCATCTCGGTGATGGGCGGCGAACAGGCCGCAAACGTGCTGCTGACCGTGAAGCTTGAGCAGTTGGAGCGTCAGGGGCGCTCGCTGACGCCTGAAGAACGCGACGAGTTCATGCGCCCGACCCGCGAGAAATACGAAGCGGAGGGTAATCCGTACCACAGCACGGCGCGGCTGTGGGATGACGGTATCATAGACCCGGCGGACACGCGCGCAGTTCTCGCACTCGGTATCTCGGCATCGGCCAACGCGCCGCTGCCGCCGACGAAATTCGGCGTATTCAGAATGTAG
- a CDS encoding enoyl-CoA hydratase-related protein, translating into MHDTIAIDRSDAVMRVRMNRPDVRNALDTRMIAELTEAFASVGSDASVRAMVLEGAGKMFSGGADINYMRQSLELSREENRADALRLSDMFAAIDDCPVPVIARVQSAALGGGAGLIAACDIVIAADDAIFGFTEAKLGIVPAVISPFVLRKIGVGHARALFTTGERFGAARALQIGLVHHVVPAADLDKALEATIHEVLACGPQATRTAKIIARTVLGLDKDEAREWTAATIAQRRSSDEGQEGLRAFLEKRTPKWR; encoded by the coding sequence ATGCACGATACCATAGCGATCGATCGCAGCGACGCGGTCATGCGCGTCCGCATGAACAGACCCGACGTGCGCAACGCGCTCGACACACGGATGATCGCGGAATTGACCGAGGCGTTTGCTTCGGTCGGCTCCGATGCGTCGGTCCGAGCGATGGTCCTTGAAGGCGCGGGCAAGATGTTCTCGGGCGGCGCCGATATCAACTACATGCGCCAGAGCCTCGAGCTTTCGCGCGAAGAGAATCGCGCAGATGCGCTGCGGCTTTCGGACATGTTCGCAGCGATCGATGATTGTCCGGTGCCCGTCATCGCGAGAGTGCAATCCGCGGCGCTCGGCGGCGGCGCCGGGCTGATCGCCGCGTGCGATATCGTGATCGCCGCAGACGACGCGATCTTTGGATTCACCGAAGCGAAGCTCGGCATCGTGCCGGCGGTGATTTCGCCGTTCGTGCTGCGAAAGATCGGTGTCGGCCACGCTCGAGCATTATTCACCACGGGCGAACGATTCGGCGCCGCTCGAGCGCTGCAGATCGGTCTCGTGCACCACGTCGTGCCGGCAGCGGACCTGGACAAGGCGCTGGAAGCGACGATCCATGAAGTGCTCGCGTGCGGACCGCAAGCGACTCGGACGGCGAAGATCATCGCGCGAACGGTTCTCGGGCTCGACAAAGACGAGGCGCGCGAATGGACCGCCGCCACGATCGCGCAGCGGCGGAGCAGCGACGAAGGACAAGAGGGACTGCGCGCATTTCTTGAAAAACGGACGCCCAAGTGGCGCTAG
- a CDS encoding acetyl-CoA carboxylase biotin carboxylase subunit, producing the protein MIANRGEIAVRIARTCRAMGIHTVAIYSDPDKEAVHVRACDAAVRIGPAAARQSYLRADAIVEAARASGADAIHPGYGFLSENADFAAACSAAGIAFVGPPPHAMRAMGDKIAAKRTVGEAGVPTVPGYLGDEQSFEVFEAEAKRIGAPLLVKAAAGGGGKGMRIVRDPADLRSAIEGAKREAGAAFGDDTVFLERYLSAPRHVEIQVLADASGACIHLGERECSVQRRHQKVLEETPSTAVDAALRARMGAAAVQAALAVGYVNAGTVEFMLDADGSFYFLEMNTRLQVEHPITESVLGIDLVREQLWIAAGKPLAFSQDEMRPRGHAIEVRVYAEDASNGFLPCTGMITAFGLPEGPGIRNDAGVALGTVVSSDYDPMLAKLIVSDRTRGACIERLTAALDDYRIGGVGSNLPFLRWLVSHEAFQRGETTTDFIERHFTTSALAHEGDQELALMAAAAALGFGFERSRPPDPWRALGPWRQSQAERTVHFGRPLASDVRLTWDPRASAWWCSAGDRTTRVSTTGNGEFVAQVDGTERPFVAWPLRGGIGVAFDSFFADCVLALPPAVAESAKGHRHAAHGSTGSVAAPMSGTVVKVAVAPGADVEAHQVLVVMEAMKMEHSIAAPHAGCVAEISVAQGDTVAAGDVLVRIDA; encoded by the coding sequence TTGATAGCAAACCGCGGCGAGATCGCGGTGCGCATCGCGCGAACATGCCGCGCGATGGGTATCCATACTGTCGCCATCTATTCCGACCCGGATAAAGAAGCCGTGCACGTCCGAGCGTGCGATGCAGCGGTGCGGATCGGACCGGCGGCCGCCCGCCAATCGTATCTGCGTGCCGACGCGATCGTCGAAGCCGCTCGAGCCAGCGGCGCGGACGCGATACATCCCGGTTATGGTTTTCTCTCCGAGAACGCGGACTTCGCGGCGGCGTGCTCTGCCGCCGGCATCGCGTTTGTCGGACCGCCCCCGCATGCGATGCGCGCGATGGGTGACAAGATCGCGGCCAAGCGCACTGTCGGCGAAGCGGGCGTGCCGACCGTTCCGGGCTACTTGGGGGACGAACAGTCCTTTGAGGTATTCGAAGCGGAAGCCAAGCGTATCGGAGCCCCGCTTCTGGTGAAGGCCGCCGCCGGCGGCGGCGGCAAGGGCATGCGAATCGTGCGCGATCCGGCCGATCTGCGGTCCGCGATCGAGGGCGCTAAGCGTGAGGCAGGCGCTGCGTTCGGCGACGACACGGTTTTCCTGGAGCGCTATCTCAGCGCGCCGCGGCATGTGGAGATCCAAGTACTTGCCGACGCGAGCGGCGCGTGCATCCACCTCGGCGAGCGCGAGTGCTCGGTCCAGCGCCGCCATCAAAAAGTTCTCGAGGAGACGCCATCGACCGCCGTCGACGCCGCTCTTCGCGCGCGCATGGGCGCGGCCGCGGTACAAGCCGCTCTTGCCGTCGGCTATGTCAACGCCGGCACTGTCGAGTTCATGCTCGACGCCGACGGATCGTTCTACTTCCTTGAAATGAACACGCGGCTGCAAGTCGAGCATCCCATCACCGAGTCTGTCTTAGGAATCGACCTCGTTCGCGAACAGCTCTGGATCGCCGCCGGCAAGCCGCTCGCGTTTTCTCAGGACGAGATGAGACCGCGCGGTCACGCGATCGAAGTGCGAGTGTATGCCGAGGACGCTTCGAACGGATTCTTACCGTGCACCGGAATGATAACGGCGTTCGGTCTCCCCGAAGGACCAGGCATCCGCAACGATGCAGGCGTTGCGTTAGGCACCGTCGTCTCGTCCGACTACGATCCGATGCTCGCAAAACTCATCGTCTCCGATCGCACGCGTGGGGCATGCATCGAGCGCCTGACGGCGGCTCTCGACGACTACCGCATCGGAGGCGTCGGCTCGAACCTTCCATTTCTTCGCTGGCTTGTGAGCCACGAGGCATTTCAACGCGGCGAGACCACGACCGATTTCATTGAGCGCCATTTCACCACGAGCGCGCTTGCGCATGAGGGCGATCAAGAACTCGCGCTGATGGCCGCGGCCGCGGCGCTCGGTTTCGGCTTCGAGCGCTCTCGCCCGCCGGACCCGTGGCGAGCGCTCGGGCCGTGGCGGCAGTCGCAGGCCGAACGCACCGTCCACTTCGGTCGGCCTCTTGCGAGCGACGTCCGGCTGACATGGGATCCGCGCGCCTCGGCGTGGTGGTGCTCCGCGGGCGATCGAACTACGCGCGTGTCTACAACGGGCAACGGCGAGTTTGTCGCGCAGGTAGACGGCACTGAGCGCCCGTTCGTCGCGTGGCCGTTGCGCGGCGGCATCGGCGTCGCCTTCGACTCATTCTTTGCCGACTGTGTGCTTGCGCTGCCGCCCGCGGTCGCCGAAAGCGCGAAAGGCCACCGCCATGCCGCGCATGGTTCGACCGGATCGGTCGCCGCGCCGATGAGCGGAACGGTCGTCAAAGTCGCCGTGGCGCCCGGTGCAGACGTCGAAGCGCACCAAGTGCTCGTCGTCATGGAGGCGATGAAGATGGAGCATAGCATCGCCGCGCCGCACGCGGGCTGCGTCGCGGAGATTTCGGTCGCTCAAGGTGATACCGTGGCCGCAGGCGACGTCCTCGTGCGCATCGACGCATGA
- a CDS encoding hydroxymethylglutaryl-CoA lyase, whose translation MSEMPSRVTVVEVGPRDGLQNEKEIVPTERKVAFIEALADAGLPVVEATSFVSPKSIPQLADADDVMRRVRFRNGVRYPVLVPNERGLDRAIAAGAREIAVFTAASESFARANINASIAESIGRFEPVVRRAKTQGMRVRGYVSTCFGCPYEGEVAPHAVVDVASRLLALGIDELSIGDTIGVATPNQVVELCGLLFAHVEAARCAMHFHDTRGTALANVLAALQCGVSIFDSAAGGFGGCPYAPGAAGNLATEDLIYMLHGMKIETGVSLEKVVAATSLIAGDLSHAPTSKAWQALAK comes from the coding sequence ATGAGCGAGATGCCGAGCCGCGTCACCGTGGTCGAAGTTGGGCCGCGCGACGGCCTGCAGAACGAAAAAGAGATCGTTCCGACCGAACGCAAAGTCGCGTTTATCGAAGCGCTCGCCGACGCAGGCCTTCCTGTCGTGGAAGCGACCTCGTTCGTAAGCCCCAAATCTATACCGCAACTCGCCGACGCGGATGACGTGATGCGTCGTGTCCGATTTCGCAACGGCGTGCGCTATCCGGTCCTTGTGCCGAACGAGCGCGGGTTGGATCGCGCGATCGCCGCCGGCGCGCGCGAGATCGCCGTGTTCACCGCCGCTTCTGAATCTTTCGCGCGTGCGAATATCAACGCGTCGATCGCCGAATCGATCGGGCGATTCGAACCCGTCGTCCGGCGTGCGAAGACACAAGGCATGCGCGTGCGCGGCTATGTCTCGACGTGCTTCGGTTGTCCGTACGAGGGAGAAGTCGCGCCGCACGCTGTCGTCGACGTCGCGTCGCGACTGCTGGCCCTCGGCATCGATGAGCTTTCGATCGGCGACACGATCGGCGTCGCGACGCCGAATCAGGTCGTCGAACTGTGCGGCCTGCTTTTCGCGCACGTAGAAGCCGCGCGCTGCGCGATGCATTTCCACGATACGCGCGGCACGGCGCTTGCCAACGTGCTCGCGGCGCTGCAGTGCGGTGTCTCGATCTTCGATAGCGCCGCCGGCGGCTTCGGCGGCTGTCCGTACGCGCCGGGCGCCGCCGGCAACCTCGCAACAGAAGATCTCATCTACATGCTGCACGGCATGAAGATCGAGACCGGCGTTTCCCTGGAAAAGGTCGTCGCCGCAACTTCACTCATCGCAGGCGACCTTTCTCACGCACCAACGAGCAAGGCCTGGCAAGCTCTTGCAAAATAA
- a CDS encoding AIM24 family protein has protein sequence MNVPVLLPTQARDETFGGVTYHIEGELVPVLHVELTSEKIYFEHNILLWKDLSVEISIMPVPGALKRMLAGMPVFVTQAGGPGRIAFSRDGAGHVLAMHMERGQTVDVREHQFLAATNGIGYSFARVKGAASMFFGGTGFFIDTFKCQSDAGVIWLQGYGNVFEVELGAGEQIDVEPGAWLYKSQTVKMETIFQKLSTGIFASGGNLFWNRFTGPGKLGFQSMSVMLATE, from the coding sequence ATGAACGTTCCCGTCTTACTGCCGACACAGGCCCGCGACGAGACCTTCGGCGGCGTCACGTATCACATCGAAGGCGAACTCGTCCCCGTCCTCCACGTCGAACTCACGTCTGAGAAGATCTACTTCGAGCACAACATACTGCTCTGGAAAGATCTCTCGGTCGAGATCAGCATCATGCCGGTGCCAGGTGCGCTCAAGCGCATGCTCGCCGGCATGCCGGTCTTCGTGACGCAGGCCGGTGGGCCGGGGCGCATCGCGTTCAGCCGCGATGGCGCCGGCCACGTCTTGGCCATGCACATGGAAAGGGGCCAGACGGTCGACGTTCGCGAGCATCAATTCCTCGCCGCCACGAACGGCATCGGCTATTCATTCGCGCGCGTCAAAGGCGCCGCGAGCATGTTCTTCGGCGGCACCGGCTTTTTCATCGACACGTTCAAGTGCCAGTCGGATGCTGGTGTAATCTGGCTGCAAGGCTATGGAAATGTTTTCGAAGTAGAGCTTGGCGCTGGGGAGCAGATCGATGTCGAACCCGGCGCGTGGCTTTATAAATCGCAAACCGTGAAGATGGAGACGATCTTCCAAAAGCTTTCGACGGGTATTTTCGCAAGCGGCGGCAACCTATTTTGGAATCGCTTCACGGGCCCGGGCAAGTTGGGATTCCAGTCGATGTCGGTGATGCTAGCCACCGAGTGA
- the hutU gene encoding urocanate hydratase yields the protein MSTSSSRVVRAPRGPERTCLGWGQEAAMRMLMNNLDPDVAERPQDLVVYGGSGRAARSWEAFDAIVRTLKRLKNDETLLVQSGKPVAVWRTHEAAPRVLISNSMLVPKWADWETFRALEAQGLTMYGQMTAGSWIYIGTQGILQGTYETFAALAAKHFGGSLAGRIVLTAGLGGMGGAQPLAVTMNGGVAICVEIDPARIQRRIEGRYCDVAAQSIDEALGLASAAACEKRALSIGLLGNAADVFPEMRRRNAPIDVVTDQTSAHDALAGYVPAGLTLDGAEELREEDPARYEQRALESMGVHVRAMLDFQRAGAVVFDYGNNIRAQAKIAGVQDAFDFPGFTPAFIRPLFCEGKGPFRWAALSGEPSDIAVLDDALLETFPDNGHLRRWIELARERVKFQGLPARICWLGFGEREKFGLKINELVRTGRVKAPIVIGRDHLDAGSVASPNRETEAMRDGSDAIADWPILNALINAVGGAHWVSVHHGGGVGIGYSIHAGMVIVADGSDDARERLRRVLTTDPGMGIIRHADAGYPEAIAAADRNHLDWRL from the coding sequence ATGAGCACGTCATCCAGCCGCGTCGTGCGAGCACCGCGCGGACCCGAGCGGACTTGCCTTGGCTGGGGCCAGGAAGCCGCCATGCGCATGCTCATGAATAATTTGGATCCGGACGTGGCGGAGCGGCCGCAGGATCTCGTGGTCTACGGCGGCAGCGGGCGCGCGGCGCGGTCGTGGGAAGCGTTCGACGCGATCGTGCGCACGCTCAAACGGCTCAAGAACGATGAAACGCTGCTCGTCCAGTCCGGCAAACCGGTCGCGGTCTGGCGGACGCACGAAGCCGCGCCGCGCGTTTTGATTTCGAATTCCATGCTCGTGCCGAAGTGGGCGGACTGGGAGACGTTTCGCGCGCTTGAGGCACAGGGCCTGACGATGTACGGCCAGATGACCGCCGGTTCGTGGATCTACATCGGCACGCAGGGCATATTGCAGGGGACATATGAGACGTTTGCGGCGCTTGCGGCTAAGCACTTCGGCGGGTCGCTCGCCGGACGCATCGTGCTCACCGCCGGCTTGGGCGGAATGGGCGGCGCGCAGCCGCTCGCCGTGACGATGAACGGCGGCGTCGCCATATGCGTCGAGATCGACCCCGCGCGAATCCAACGCCGCATCGAAGGCCGCTATTGCGACGTCGCGGCTCAATCAATAGATGAAGCGCTCGGGCTTGCCTCCGCGGCGGCTTGCGAGAAGCGGGCGCTTTCGATCGGCTTGCTGGGCAATGCGGCCGACGTTTTTCCCGAGATGCGCCGCCGCAACGCGCCGATCGACGTCGTGACGGATCAGACGTCCGCGCACGATGCGCTCGCGGGGTATGTGCCGGCGGGCCTCACTCTCGATGGCGCCGAGGAGCTTCGCGAAGAGGATCCCGCGCGCTACGAACAGCGCGCGCTCGAATCGATGGGCGTGCATGTCCGCGCTATGCTCGACTTCCAGCGCGCGGGTGCCGTGGTCTTCGACTACGGCAATAACATCAGAGCGCAAGCCAAGATCGCCGGCGTGCAGGATGCGTTCGACTTCCCCGGCTTCACGCCGGCATTCATTCGGCCGCTCTTCTGCGAAGGCAAAGGGCCGTTCCGGTGGGCGGCGCTCTCAGGAGAACCATCGGATATCGCGGTTCTTGATGATGCTTTGCTCGAGACCTTCCCGGACAACGGGCACCTACGCCGTTGGATCGAGCTCGCACGAGAACGCGTGAAGTTCCAGGGTCTGCCCGCTCGCATTTGTTGGCTCGGTTTCGGCGAGCGCGAGAAATTCGGCTTGAAGATCAACGAGCTCGTGCGGACGGGGCGTGTGAAAGCGCCGATCGTCATCGGGCGCGACCACCTCGATGCGGGCTCGGTCGCTTCGCCGAATCGCGAGACGGAGGCGATGCGCGACGGGTCGGACGCGATAGCCGACTGGCCCATTCTCAACGCGCTGATCAACGCCGTCGGCGGCGCGCACTGGGTGAGCGTGCACCATGGCGGCGGTGTCGGAATCGGCTACTCCATCCACGCGGGAATGGTCATCGTCGCCGACGGTTCCGACGATGCTCGCGAGCGGCTTCGACGTGTGCTCACGACAGATCCCGGAATGGGAATCATCCGGCACGCCGATGCCGGTTATCCCGAAGCGATCGCCGCTGCCGATCGCAATCACCTCGACTGGAGGCTCTGA
- the hutH gene encoding histidine ammonia-lyase, producing the protein MTNPRPIAIDGTNLSLSLVEAVARRGAKVSLADACRAKIAAARDLVERTVTAGDRVYGVTTGFGHLKNVKIPAEDALELQRNLVRSHATGVGEPLSSAATRASVLLRAHSLARGNSGVRQEAIDLLLAMLDRNVLPVVPCQGSVGASGDLAPLAHVALVLMGEGEAWYDGQLLPGARALSAAGLAPLSLSYKEGISLINGTQVMTAIGALALFDAENACKAADITGAMSLEAFLGSDAPFVERMNALRPHAGQLRVGANLRRLLRDSGVMASHSDCDRVQDPYSFRCMPVVHGAVRDCVRFVKDTIELEINSVTDNPVIFPEDGSFVSGGNFHGEPVAMAMDYLAIALAELGSISERRVYKLLDGLEGLPMFLTERSGLRSGFMVAQYTAAALVSENKTLCAPASVDSIPTSAGQEDHVSMGTISARQCARVVENLQNVLAIELLEAAQALDFRSPLTFGRGTAIAHRAIRARVPHLDDDRDLSIDIATARELLASGELVSAVEAEIGPL; encoded by the coding sequence ATGACGAATCCCCGGCCGATCGCTATAGACGGCACGAATCTGTCGTTATCGCTCGTCGAAGCGGTCGCGCGCCGCGGGGCCAAGGTTTCGCTCGCCGATGCGTGCCGCGCGAAGATCGCGGCCGCCCGCGATCTCGTCGAGCGCACCGTGACTGCCGGCGACCGCGTCTACGGCGTGACGACCGGCTTCGGGCACTTGAAGAACGTCAAGATACCGGCCGAGGACGCACTCGAACTGCAGCGCAACCTCGTCCGCAGCCACGCGACCGGCGTCGGCGAGCCGCTGTCAAGCGCCGCGACGCGCGCATCGGTCTTGCTACGTGCGCATTCGCTCGCCCGCGGCAATTCCGGCGTCCGGCAAGAGGCGATCGATCTTCTTCTCGCCATGCTGGACCGCAACGTGCTGCCGGTCGTGCCATGTCAAGGGTCGGTCGGTGCCTCCGGCGATCTGGCACCGCTCGCGCACGTCGCGCTCGTCCTCATGGGCGAGGGCGAGGCGTGGTACGACGGTCAGCTGCTGCCCGGCGCCCGCGCGCTTTCTGCCGCCGGGCTCGCACCGCTCAGCCTGTCGTATAAGGAAGGGATATCGCTGATCAACGGCACGCAAGTGATGACCGCGATCGGCGCGCTCGCGCTTTTCGACGCGGAGAACGCGTGCAAAGCCGCCGACATCACGGGTGCGATGAGCCTCGAGGCTTTCCTCGGCAGCGACGCACCGTTCGTCGAACGCATGAACGCGCTCCGGCCGCACGCCGGGCAGCTGCGCGTCGGCGCGAATCTGCGGCGCTTGCTGCGCGATTCGGGCGTCATGGCCTCGCACAGCGACTGCGATCGCGTGCAGGATCCGTATTCGTTTCGCTGCATGCCGGTCGTGCACGGCGCGGTGCGCGACTGCGTGCGATTCGTCAAGGACACGATCGAACTCGAGATCAACTCGGTGACCGATAACCCCGTGATCTTCCCGGAGGACGGTTCCTTTGTCAGCGGCGGGAACTTCCACGGCGAGCCGGTCGCGATGGCGATGGATTACCTCGCGATCGCCCTTGCCGAACTTGGATCGATCTCCGAACGGCGCGTCTACAAACTGCTCGATGGTCTCGAAGGCTTGCCGATGTTCCTCACCGAGCGAAGCGGACTGCGCAGCGGCTTCATGGTTGCGCAGTATACCGCGGCGGCGCTCGTCAGCGAGAACAAGACGCTCTGCGCGCCCGCATCCGTGGATTCGATTCCCACGTCGGCGGGCCAGGAAGACCACGTCAGCATGGGCACTATATCCGCGCGTCAGTGCGCGCGTGTAGTCGAGAATCTCCAGAACGTCCTCGCGATCGAATTGCTCGAGGCGGCGCAAGCGCTCGATTTCCGCTCGCCGCTCACGTTCGGGCGCGGCACGGCGATCGCGCACCGCGCGATCCGGGCCCGCGTGCCGCATCTCGATGATGATCGCGATTTGAGCATCGACATCGCCACGGCCCGCGAACTGCTTGCGAGCGGCGAGCTCGTCAGCGCCGTCGAAGCCGAAATCGGTCCACTCTGA